AACTCTGAATCCATTGAAATCATTCTCCAACATGTCACCAATGATATCATCCCTGGTCTTACTCATAGGCAGATTCCAAATTACTTTGCTTATTTTCCTTTTATTGGTTCCATTGCTGGTTTCCTCGGCGAAATGCTAAGTACTAGATTTAATGTTGTGGGATTCAATTGGATGTCTTCACCAGCTGCAACTGAGTTACAAAGTATTGTTATGAATTGGCTTGGTCAAATGCTTACACATCTACATGTGAAGCCATTTTATGTACACTAACTGCTGTAAGAGATAAAAGTGTTGAACATAATAGGTAGAGAAAATGTTAACAAGCAAGTTGTCTATGCTTCTGGTTAAACCAACTTAAGAACTTCCCTTTAGGGGTCATGTGAAAATGGCAAAGCATTTTCAAGGGCTCATTGACATGGATAACAGGTTCTAGTTTGTGGTTCTTAGAACATTTGCCATATGGTCTGATGCAACTGCAATattcaaacaaaaaattgaagCCCAAAATTCAATATTGCTTGAACTATGGTAGCACATGATTCGATGCTCAAATAAATGTGATCAATGCCAAACTGCTTGAACTAGTCAATACGTCTGGCCAGATATAATGACTCATGTTGTCGTTGGAGGAGTGTACATCATTCTGTTTTATGTATAGCTCGGTTCTTTTGGTGGTATACGTAGCAAATGCAGCAATAAAGCCACCATACACCACCCATACCTGCCACTACACCATCATAAGCATCATAACCATCAGTGTTTGAGTTTAACTTAAACTACTTCCCCTAGGTTTCTCCACAAGGTAAGAAATTAATAACCCTGGTACAATAAAACCCGACCTTAGTATATGCACGGTAAAAAAATATATAACCCAGATAAAAAATCGTAAAAGATTAAATTAAGATAATTACATATATCAGCTAAAATTTCATCTGCACCGTAAGATTTTGCAATGGTGAGTGAAAACAAGATTTCATCTGATATCCAGCTACTACTAATATTCAGAATCACCACACAGAACACTCAATCCTAGGTTTTCTTTTGGATAAAGGGGATAAATCATTTTCTAGTTATCCAAACATAAAACTGGATAATCCTAATCTCTTTTATATCTATCTTAATAATCCCTAATTCGATCTCTATCATCTAGATAATACTAGTATAAATAGTTCATCGTTTTTTCAAGTTCCTCACACAATTTTTTTTCGAAgtacagaaaagaaaaagaaagaatgggTTTTCTCAAAAATATTTGCTTAGTTTTTATTTTACTCAGTTTATGTTCAGGTTTTGGTTTTGGTACTGATGTTAGTTATGATGGGCGAGCTATGATAATCAATGGTGATCGTCAAATTATCTTGTCTGGTTCCATCCACTATCCTCGGAGCACACCCGAGGTAAATATATTGTTATTTAATCATGATTTTTTAGACTATACAATTTGTTTTGTTTAAGtttatattgatttttttttgctgtGTTGTTTTTCTCCTCAGATGTGGCCCGATTTGATCAAGAAATCAAAAGAAGGTGGACTTGATGCTATTGAGACATATGTGTTTTGGAATGCACATGAACCTCTTCGTCGTCAGGTTATTCTCGAGATATCATatcacgtttattatattcttttaCATACATTTTCGGTCTAATGAGTGCTTTTATTGTTGTTGGCAGTATGATTTTTCTGGTAACTTGGACCTCATAAGGTTTCTCAAGGAAGTTCAAGCCGCGGGTCTTTATGCGATTTTGCGTATCGGACCATATGTTTGTGCTGAATGGAACTATGGGTCTGATTTTTAACCGTATTTTTGGTATTGAATATGTTTTTATGTTTTCGTTTTTTTCGGCTTGCCAAACTAATACGTTTGGATTGGTTTCAACAGTGGTCTTCCAGTTTGGTTGCACAACATGCCCGGAGTTTCTGACCTTAGAACCAACAATGAAGTTTTTATGGCAACTATTTTTACTTTTTATCCTTGCAtatttaaaattttaatattGACTTAATTCAACTAAATTTTTTATCCTTGcgtaactaaattaattttttgatTGCTAGAATGAGATGCAAAACTTTACGACTCTAATTGTTGATATGGCAAAAAAGGAAAAGCTTTTTGCTGCACAAGGAGGTCCGATTATTATTGCACAGATCGAGAACGAATATGGAAATGTTATATCAAACTATGGCGATGCTGGAAAATCATATATTAATTGGTGTGCTACAATGGCCGAGTCTCTTAATATTGGCGTTCCATGGATTATGTGTCAACAATCTGATGCACCTGTACCTATGGTAACATTCCAgaactttttactttttttttaatcttttcataATAATCTTGATTACTACTCAAGACACttgtttttttatcttttatttttttatgcaaCAGATTAACACTTGTAATGGCTGGTATTGCGACTCTTTCACTCCGACTCACCCAAACACGCCTAAGATGTGGACTGAGAATTGGACTGGTTGGTTCAAAAATTGGGGTGGAAAGCATCCTCACAGAACTGCTGAAGATGTTGCTTTTTCCGTTGCTCGTTTCTTCCAACGTGGTGGAACTTTTCAGAATTACTACATGGTAAATAAATTTATTCATACTTTATATAATTATTTATGTAATTGTATATGCTAATGCCATAGTAATTCTTTTTTATATGAATTCTAAGTGTTTGTTGTATTTGTGCAGTACCATGGTGGTACCAACTTTGGCCGAAGTGCTGGTGGTCCTTATATTTCAACTACATATGATTATGATGCTCCCCTAGATGAGTTCGGAAACTTGAACCAACCTAAATGGGGTCACCTGAAAGAGCTTCACCAAGTtcttaaatcaatgcaaaaaacTCTTACTTATGGAGATATTACCGACACTGATTTCAACAACTCTGTTTCTGTAACCAAATACAGCTTCAATGGAACTTCGAGTTGTTTTTTCAGCAATGCCAATGAAACTTCTGATGCAGAAGTAACTTTTGAAGGAACTAAATTAGTTGTTCCTGCATGGTCTGTCAGTGTTCTTTCGGATTGTAGAAACGATGATTATAATACCGCTAAGATAAATACACAAACATCTGTGATGGTAAAGAAGGCAGATAACGAAGTTGAAGATGCACAATCAGGGTTAAACTGGGTATGGAGGCCCGAGAATACAAAAGATACTACTGTTCTTGGCAAAGGAACTTTTTCCGCGAACCGCCTTCTTGAACAGAAAACAGCATCTAACGATGTTTCTGATTACCTGTGGTACATGACAAGGTATGTAATTATAATCAGTCTTAATCTCAATTCGTTTAACTTTTATCCAAcaccaaaaataattaatttttatttttatttttttttggtatatatACAGTGTTGATATGAACGAGCAAGATCTTATGTCCGACAAGGATGAAATTCTTTTAAGAGTAAATACTAGTGGTCATGTCCTTCATGCCTTTGTGAACGGTGAGCATGTAGGGTCTCAATGGGCTGCTTATGGAACTTATAAGTTCATGTTCGAACAAAAGATTAGGCTTAACCATGGCAAGAATCAAATAAGTTTGCTTAGTGCAACAGTTGGTTTACAGGTTTGTTTTTGGACTTTGCACTTTTGATTGCACTTTTGATTGCAAACATATCTGACGATAATGGATCTCTGACATGACTTCAATTTTTTTAAACAGAATTATGGCCCAAAATTCGATTCAGTAGACACTGGGTTAGCCGGGGTACAGTTAATTGCCAAAAACAATGATGAGTTAATCATCAAGGACTTGTCGGCTAAAGAGTGGATTTATAAAGTGGGACTACATGGTGAAGATGCAAACCTTCACAGTGTTGAATCACCTTCGGCTTCTAAGTGGTTGACGAAGGAAATCCCTTCGAACAAGTTGCTGACTTGGTACAAGGTATGTAATGTGTTTCCAAGATCGTTGATTTTTGGTGTAGTTTGTTTCCTGCAAGTGTAATACTAAATATAGTGGTATTTTTTGGTATTGCAGACTACATTCAAGGCTCCGTCGGGAACAGATGCAGTTGTTGTTGATCTAAAGGGTATGGGTAAGGGTCA
This genomic window from Papaver somniferum cultivar HN1 unplaced genomic scaffold, ASM357369v1 unplaced-scaffold_15, whole genome shotgun sequence contains:
- the LOC113335778 gene encoding beta-galactosidase 15-like, which translates into the protein MGFLKNICLVFILLSLCSGFGFGTDVSYDGRAMIINGDRQIILSGSIHYPRSTPEMWPDLIKKSKEGGLDAIETYVFWNAHEPLRRQYDFSGNLDLIRFLKEVQAAGLYAILRIGPYVCAEWNYGGLPVWLHNMPGVSDLRTNNEVFMNEMQNFTTLIVDMAKKEKLFAAQGGPIIIAQIENEYGNVISNYGDAGKSYINWCATMAESLNIGVPWIMCQQSDAPVPMINTCNGWYCDSFTPTHPNTPKMWTENWTGWFKNWGGKHPHRTAEDVAFSVARFFQRGGTFQNYYMYHGGTNFGRSAGGPYISTTYDYDAPLDEFGNLNQPKWGHLKELHQVLKSMQKTLTYGDITDTDFNNSVSVTKYSFNGTSSCFFSNANETSDAEVTFEGTKLVVPAWSVSVLSDCRNDDYNTAKINTQTSVMVKKADNEVEDAQSGLNWVWRPENTKDTTVLGKGTFSANRLLEQKTASNDVSDYLWYMTSVDMNEQDLMSDKDEILLRVNTSGHVLHAFVNGEHVGSQWAAYGTYKFMFEQKIRLNHGKNQISLLSATVGLQNYGPKFDSVDTGLAGVQLIAKNNDELIIKDLSAKEWIYKVGLHGEDANLHSVESPSASKWLTKEIPSNKLLTWYKTTFKAPSGTDAVVVDLKGMGKGHAWVNGKSIGRFWPSFLAANDGCEEICDYRGSYSDKKCASKCGEPSQRWYHVPRSFLRADSNTLILFEEVGGNPSKVNFQTIKVGSVCANAYEGRSLEISCHGRTISAISFASFGNPQGSCGSFERGPCDSESLISIVEKACVGKETCSIDVSLKTLGSSACGGINNKLAVEATCR